Proteins encoded within one genomic window of Balaenoptera ricei isolate mBalRic1 chromosome 10, mBalRic1.hap2, whole genome shotgun sequence:
- the COPS7A gene encoding COP9 signalosome complex subunit 7a isoform X2 — protein MSAEVKVTGQNQEQFLLLAKSAKGAALATLIHQVLEAPGVYVFGELLDMPNVRELAESDFASTFRLLTVFAYGTYADYLAEARNLPPLTEAQKNKLRHLSVVTLAAKVKCIPYAVLLEALALRNVRQLEDLVIEAVYADVLRGSLDQRNQRLEVDYSIGRDIQRQDLSAIARTLQEWCVGCEVVLSGIEEQVSRANQHKEQQLGLKQQIESEVANLKKTIKVTTAAAAAATSQDPEQHVTELREAAPGSNQRQPSKKASKGKGLRGSAKIWSKSN, from the exons ATGAGTGCCGAGGTGAAGGTGACAGGGCAGAACCAGGAGCAATTTCTGCTCCTGGCCAAGTCGGCCAAGGGGGCAGCGCTGGCCACTCTCATCCACCAGGTGCTGGAGGCCCCTGGTGTCTACGTGTTTGGGGAACTGCTGGATATGCCTAATGTTAGAGAG CTGGCTGAGAGTGACTTTGCTTCCACGTTTCGGCTGCTCACGGTGTTTGCTTACGGGACGTATGCTGACTACTTAG ctgaaGCCCGGAATCTTCCCCCACTCACAGAGGCTCAGAAGAATAAGCTTCGACACCTGTCAGTCGTCACCCTGGCTGCCAAAGTcaag TGTATCCCATACGCAGTGCTGCTGGAGGCCCTGGCCCTGCGGAACGTGCGGCAGCTGGAAGACCTCGTCATCGAGGCCGTGTACGCCGACGTGCTGCGCGGCTCCCTGGACCAGCGCAACCAGCGGCTGGAGGTCGACTACAGCATCGGGCGGGACATCCAGCGCCAGGACCTCAGTGCCATCGCCCGAACCCTGCAGGAGTG GTGTGTGGGCTGCGAGGTGGTGCTGTCCGGCATCGAGGAGCAGGTGAGCCGCGCCAACCAGCACAAGGAGCAGCAGCTGGGCCTGAAGCAGCAGATCGAGAGTGAG GTCGCCAACCTGAAGAAAACCATCAAAGTTACAACAGCTGCCGCCGCTGCGGCCACATCTCAGGACCCCGAGCAGCACGTGACGGAGCTCAGGGAAGCGGCTCCAGGCAGCAACCAGCGCCAGCCCAGCAAGAAAGCCTCGAAGGGCAAGGG GCTCCGAGGGAGCGCCAAGATTTGGTCCAAGTCGAACTGA
- the COPS7A gene encoding COP9 signalosome complex subunit 7a isoform X1 codes for MSAEVKVTGQNQEQFLLLAKSAKGAALATLIHQVLEAPGVYVFGELLDMPNVRELAESDFASTFRLLTVFAYGTYADYLAEARNLPPLTEAQKNKLRHLSVVTLAAKVKPQPALGPQCIPYAVLLEALALRNVRQLEDLVIEAVYADVLRGSLDQRNQRLEVDYSIGRDIQRQDLSAIARTLQEWCVGCEVVLSGIEEQVSRANQHKEQQLGLKQQIESEVANLKKTIKVTTAAAAAATSQDPEQHVTELREAAPGSNQRQPSKKASKGKGLRGSAKIWSKSN; via the exons ATGAGTGCCGAGGTGAAGGTGACAGGGCAGAACCAGGAGCAATTTCTGCTCCTGGCCAAGTCGGCCAAGGGGGCAGCGCTGGCCACTCTCATCCACCAGGTGCTGGAGGCCCCTGGTGTCTACGTGTTTGGGGAACTGCTGGATATGCCTAATGTTAGAGAG CTGGCTGAGAGTGACTTTGCTTCCACGTTTCGGCTGCTCACGGTGTTTGCTTACGGGACGTATGCTGACTACTTAG ctgaaGCCCGGAATCTTCCCCCACTCACAGAGGCTCAGAAGAATAAGCTTCGACACCTGTCAGTCGTCACCCTGGCTGCCAAAGTcaag CCCCAGCCCGCCCTCGGGCCCCAGTGTATCCCATACGCAGTGCTGCTGGAGGCCCTGGCCCTGCGGAACGTGCGGCAGCTGGAAGACCTCGTCATCGAGGCCGTGTACGCCGACGTGCTGCGCGGCTCCCTGGACCAGCGCAACCAGCGGCTGGAGGTCGACTACAGCATCGGGCGGGACATCCAGCGCCAGGACCTCAGTGCCATCGCCCGAACCCTGCAGGAGTG GTGTGTGGGCTGCGAGGTGGTGCTGTCCGGCATCGAGGAGCAGGTGAGCCGCGCCAACCAGCACAAGGAGCAGCAGCTGGGCCTGAAGCAGCAGATCGAGAGTGAG GTCGCCAACCTGAAGAAAACCATCAAAGTTACAACAGCTGCCGCCGCTGCGGCCACATCTCAGGACCCCGAGCAGCACGTGACGGAGCTCAGGGAAGCGGCTCCAGGCAGCAACCAGCGCCAGCCCAGCAAGAAAGCCTCGAAGGGCAAGGG GCTCCGAGGGAGCGCCAAGATTTGGTCCAAGTCGAACTGA
- the MLF2 gene encoding myeloid leukemia factor 2, producing MFRFMRDVEPEDPMFLMDPFAIHRQHMNRMLSGGFGYSPFLSITDGNMPGTRPASRRMQAGAVSPFGMLGMSGGFMDMFGMMNDMIGNMEHMTAGGNCQTFSSSTVISYSNTGAGAPKVYQETAEMRSAPGGIRETRRTVRDSDSGLEQMSIGHHIRDRAHILQRSRNHRTGDQEERQDYINLDESEAAAFDDEWRRETSRYRQQRPLEFRRHEASGGGGRRAEGPPRLAIQGPEDSPSRQSRRYDW from the exons ATGTTCCGCTTCATGAGGGACGTGGAGCCTGAGGACCCCATGTTCCTGAT GGACCCCTTTGCCATTCACCGTCAGCACATGAACCGGATGTTGTCGGGCGGCTTTGGATACAGCCCCTTCCTCAGCATCACAGATGGCAACATGCCAGGGACCAGGCCTGCCAGCCGCAGGATGCAG GCTGGGGCTGTCTCCCCCTTCGGGATGCTGGGAATG TCGGGCGGCTTCATGGACATGTTTGGGATGATGAACGACATGATTGGGAACATG GAGCACATGACAGCTGGAGGTAATTGCCAGACCTTTTCATCCTCCACTGTCATCTCCTACTCCAATACGGGCGCCGGCGCACCCAAGGTCTACCAAGAGACAGCAGAGATGCGCTCGGCCCCAGGCGGG ATCCGGGAGACTCGGAGGACTGTACGGGACTCGGACAGTGGGCTGGAGCAGATGTCCATCGGACATCACATCCGAGACCGGGCCCACATCCTCCAGCGCTCCCGAAACCACCGCACGGGGGACCAGGAGGAGCGGCAGGACTACATCAACCTGGATGAGA GTGAGGCCGCGGCCTTTGATGATGAGTGGCGGAGGGAGACTTCCCGATACCGGCAGCAGCGCCCCCTGGAATTTCGGAGGCACGAGGCTTCAGGCGGTGGGGGACGGAGGGCTGAGGGGCCTCCCCGCCTGGCCATCCAGGGACCCGAGGACTCCCCCTCCCGACAGTCCCGCCGCTATGACTGGTGA